A single Candidatus Methanomethylophilaceae archaeon DNA region contains:
- a CDS encoding AAA family ATPase: MANETIIFPFVRVVGQDKMKKGLLLNIVDPAIGGVLIKGEKGTAKSTSVRSLAQILPPRQSVVGCPYHCDPRFPKRMCADCREKLASNTLKTEEVPTSVVELPLSATEDRVSGTLDLEHVLKTGQKKFEPGVLAQANGNILYVDEVNLLDDHIIDLLLDSAAMGVNYIEREGVSFSHPAKFVLVGSMNPEEGSLRPQLLDRFGLCVDVEGEKDVSTRMEVIRRRMQFDADPEGYLASFQSETDALRKKIEDARALLPKVVLNDKILHDIVHVCIHFKMEGHRADITMMRASKANAALEGRAEVTKEDLRTVAPLVLGHRLKKRAFEEVTFDMKELDICLGI, translated from the coding sequence ATGGCTAACGAGACTATCATATTCCCATTCGTTCGCGTAGTAGGGCAGGACAAGATGAAGAAAGGGCTTCTGCTGAATATAGTGGACCCTGCAATCGGAGGGGTTCTCATCAAAGGGGAGAAAGGGACCGCCAAATCAACTTCCGTCAGATCTTTGGCGCAGATCCTTCCTCCGAGGCAGTCTGTGGTAGGGTGCCCTTACCATTGCGACCCCAGATTCCCAAAAAGGATGTGCGCCGATTGCCGCGAGAAACTCGCATCCAACACGCTGAAAACCGAGGAAGTTCCCACATCCGTTGTGGAGCTCCCGCTAAGCGCTACCGAGGACCGCGTATCCGGTACTCTCGATCTGGAGCACGTCCTCAAAACCGGACAGAAGAAATTCGAACCGGGAGTCCTGGCGCAGGCCAACGGAAACATCCTCTACGTGGATGAGGTCAATCTTCTCGACGACCACATCATCGACCTTCTGCTGGATTCCGCTGCGATGGGCGTCAACTACATCGAAAGGGAAGGTGTTTCATTCTCGCACCCCGCCAAATTCGTTCTTGTGGGAAGCATGAACCCCGAGGAGGGAAGCCTTAGGCCTCAGCTTCTGGACAGATTCGGTCTTTGTGTCGATGTCGAAGGCGAGAAGGATGTGAGCACCAGGATGGAAGTCATCAGGCGCAGGATGCAATTCGACGCCGATCCCGAGGGATACCTCGCCTCGTTCCAGAGCGAGACCGACGCCCTGAGGAAGAAGATCGAGGACGCCCGCGCTCTTCTTCCCAAAGTCGTCCTCAACGATAAGATACTCCACGATATCGTTCACGTCTGCATCCATTTCAAGATGGAAGGCCACAGGGCTGACATCACCATGATGAGGGCATCCAAAGCCAATGCGGCATTGGAGGGCAGGGCGGAAGTCACCAAAGAAGACCTTCGCACCGTCGCTCCCCTCGTCCTCGGGCACCGTCTCAAGAAGCGCGCGTTCGAGGAGGTCACCTTCGACATGAAGGAGCTGGACATATGCCTGGGCATATGA